From a region of the Clostridia bacterium genome:
- a CDS encoding tetraprenyl-beta-curcumene synthase family protein — translation MGAQYRLPAAGIRDGGHVSAPAMGSYLWVVLPQVARELSGWRRQAEACPRPELRAMALASLEKKRFHCQGGSFFALWVSPAYRGPLVRAVVSLQTISDYLDNLCDRLGVEDERAFRQLHHSLVDALLPGEAPKDYYSAYPYCEDGGYLQSLVWTCQQALSRLPSWEMVREEAVRLAGWYNQLQATKHLSPKEREIRVKAWLAELERQIRSGLAWWELAAATGSTLGLFGLMALASRPSPSREQVELFLGAYFPWVCALHILLDYLIDQHEDQLGGDLNFVACYGHRGEAANRLLYLAQEAGRRVARLPDPGFHRTLVVGLLSLYLSDPKVEEQELADLRQRLLSAAGADAWRLYRLCRMVRRLGL, via the coding sequence GTGGGGGCGCAATATCGCCTGCCGGCGGCGGGGATCCGGGACGGCGGCCACGTCTCGGCGCCGGCCATGGGAAGCTACCTGTGGGTGGTCCTGCCTCAGGTGGCCAGGGAGCTGTCAGGCTGGCGCCGACAGGCCGAGGCCTGCCCTCGGCCGGAGCTGCGGGCCATGGCGCTTGCCAGCCTGGAAAAGAAGCGCTTTCACTGTCAGGGCGGGAGCTTCTTTGCCCTGTGGGTTAGCCCGGCCTACCGTGGTCCATTGGTGCGGGCGGTGGTGTCCCTTCAGACCATCAGCGACTATCTGGACAACCTGTGCGACCGGCTGGGAGTGGAGGACGAACGGGCTTTCCGGCAACTTCATCATAGTCTGGTGGACGCGCTTCTTCCGGGGGAAGCTCCGAAAGACTACTACTCCGCCTACCCCTACTGCGAGGACGGGGGCTATCTGCAGTCTCTGGTGTGGACCTGCCAGCAAGCCCTGTCCCGCCTGCCTTCCTGGGAGATGGTTCGGGAGGAGGCGGTGCGGCTGGCCGGCTGGTACAACCAGCTTCAGGCCACCAAGCACCTGAGCCCCAAGGAAAGGGAGATCCGGGTGAAGGCATGGCTGGCGGAATTGGAGAGGCAAATCCGGTCCGGGCTGGCCTGGTGGGAGCTTGCGGCCGCGACCGGTTCCACCCTGGGCCTTTTCGGGCTGATGGCCCTGGCCAGCCGGCCCTCGCCGTCCCGGGAGCAGGTGGAGCTTTTCCTGGGGGCTTACTTCCCCTGGGTATGCGCCCTGCACATTCTTCTGGACTACCTCATCGATCAGCACGAGGACCAGTTGGGAGGCGACCTCAACTTCGTTGCCTGCTACGGCCACCGGGGCGAGGCCGCCAACCGCCTGCTCTACCTGGCCCAAGAGGCCGGCCGGCGCGTGGCCAGACTGCCGGACCCGGGGTTTCACCGAACCCTGGTGGTGGGGCTGCTGTCGCTTTACCTGTCCGACCCCAAGGTGGAGGAGCAGGAGCTGGCCGACCTGCGGCAGAGGCTGTTGAGTGCCGCAGGCGCGGACGCCTGGCGCCTGTACCGGCTGTGTCGGATGGTGCGACGCCTGGGGCTCTGA
- a CDS encoding polysaccharide deacetylase family protein — MTGQGAGLSGASAEPTPGSGHRWAPVFALVGLILLLVLPLPAGAPGLTWAPGGPYSRETNFAPRPVLFPAAFAPGPAATRGSNPLPVALDAAGNYRLHLLPSDEIPGPVLPGLALAAEGSQAPPSPPPPAEPAPAPVRKVFTREKVVALTFDDGPHHLTEAYLAVLSRAGVRATFFLVGSRVSRYPELAKRIAEAGHEVANHSLYHARAGARTQELLRAELDEANLLLEKTAGARPALFRPPYGEKPETLLQAAAAAGLTTVAWSVDPRDWDDPPPGVIVDRVLEEIHPGAIVILHEGHPHTLEALPQLLGALGQHGYRFLTVSELIALGSAPPSRP; from the coding sequence ATGACCGGGCAAGGAGCAGGACTATCGGGAGCGTCGGCAGAACCCACGCCGGGAAGCGGCCACCGTTGGGCTCCGGTTTTCGCCCTCGTCGGCCTGATCTTGCTGCTGGTTCTGCCCCTGCCGGCGGGCGCTCCCGGTCTCACCTGGGCCCCGGGCGGCCCGTATTCAAGGGAAACCAACTTTGCCCCCCGCCCCGTGCTGTTTCCCGCCGCCTTCGCGCCCGGACCCGCCGCAACTCGAGGCAGTAATCCCCTGCCGGTGGCCCTCGATGCGGCCGGCAACTACCGCCTGCACCTGCTCCCGAGCGACGAGATACCCGGGCCCGTACTGCCCGGCCTGGCCCTGGCCGCCGAAGGCTCGCAGGCGCCGCCGTCCCCGCCACCCCCGGCAGAACCCGCACCGGCGCCCGTTCGCAAGGTCTTCACCCGCGAGAAGGTCGTCGCCCTCACCTTCGACGACGGTCCTCACCACTTGACCGAAGCCTATCTGGCCGTGCTGTCCCGGGCCGGGGTGCGCGCCACCTTCTTCCTGGTGGGCAGCCGCGTCTCCCGCTATCCGGAACTGGCGAAGCGGATCGCGGAGGCGGGCCACGAAGTGGCCAACCATTCCCTGTACCACGCCCGGGCGGGCGCCAGAACCCAGGAACTCCTCCGCGCGGAGCTCGACGAGGCGAACCTCCTGCTGGAGAAAACCGCCGGCGCAAGGCCGGCTCTGTTCCGGCCGCCCTACGGCGAGAAACCGGAAACCCTGCTGCAGGCGGCCGCGGCCGCCGGCCTGACTACCGTGGCCTGGAGCGTGGACCCTCGCGACTGGGATGACCCGCCCCCCGGGGTCATAGTAGACCGGGTCCTGGAAGAAATACATCCCGGAGCCATCGTCATCCTGCACGAGGGGCATCCGCATACCCTGGAGGCGCTGCCGCAGCTGCTGGGCGCCCTCGGCCAACACGGCTACAGGTTCCTCACCGTTTCCGAACTCATAGCTCTGGGCTCGGCACCGCCTTCCCGGCCCTGA
- a CDS encoding nicotinamide-nucleotide amidohydrolase family protein, which produces MTVAEELVAPLALAQTAGRLLREQGLAVATAESATGGLIAALITEVPGSSDYFRGGVVAYANDVKVGVLGVSPVVLAEQGAVSPQVGREMAEGVRRLLRADIGLADTGIAGPAGATETKPVGLFYLGMATPEGTQVQELRLEGDRHQNRQAAALAALAWLVAYLEGRGRAGPS; this is translated from the coding sequence ATGACCGTAGCCGAAGAGTTGGTGGCGCCGCTGGCCCTGGCCCAAACTGCAGGCCGTCTCCTGCGGGAGCAGGGGCTTGCCGTGGCCACGGCGGAATCCGCCACCGGCGGCCTCATCGCCGCCCTCATCACCGAGGTCCCCGGTAGTTCCGATTACTTCCGGGGGGGAGTGGTGGCCTACGCCAACGACGTGAAAGTGGGGGTGCTGGGGGTCAGCCCGGTAGTCCTGGCCGAGCAGGGGGCGGTAAGCCCGCAGGTAGGGCGAGAGATGGCCGAAGGAGTCCGCCGGCTGCTGCGGGCGGATATCGGGCTGGCGGATACCGGCATTGCCGGGCCTGCCGGAGCCACGGAGACCAAACCGGTGGGCCTGTTTTACCTGGGCATGGCCACCCCGGAGGGCACCCAGGTGCAGGAACTGCGGCTGGAAGGCGACCGGCACCAGAACCGCCAGGCGGCGGCCCTGGCGGCGCTGGCCTGGCTGGTGGCCTATCTGGAGGGCCGCGGCCGGGCGGGGCCGTCCTGA
- a CDS encoding NUDIX domain-containing protein, producing MQPREVVTAFLEYEGRVALFRRSQAVGSYRGRWAGISGSVEPGLGPREQVWKELAEETGLSRGQIGPYFEGRPLPVEDPGPGRRWLVHPFLLAVKEPERIRLDWEHTEMRWVRPEEIRTYDTVPQLVQTWERVAHGAEVLDGLRALRADREHGAAYLARRALEVLDRAAVLSTASSLASLWEELEGVGRSLEEVRPSMVPLGAAARRWLEELRRRTGGAAKAEEVQAAAAGVTRDLAQEMEDCRVRSARRAAEVVGRSRVVATASFSATVARALIEAAGRARQEGREFAVRVADCEGHGVRLAELLKEEGVSAQVFGVGELEACLAGAEMVLLGADALLPDGSVVNGAPSLSLARRAAARGVPLVVAADGFKRSAGEVVLEKGFERIPAELVARIVTEEGVA from the coding sequence GTGCAGCCTCGGGAGGTAGTTACGGCCTTCCTGGAGTACGAAGGCCGGGTGGCGCTTTTCCGCCGCAGCCAGGCGGTGGGCAGCTACCGGGGGCGGTGGGCGGGAATAAGCGGTTCGGTGGAGCCCGGGCTCGGTCCCCGGGAGCAGGTTTGGAAGGAGTTGGCCGAGGAAACCGGGCTCTCCCGCGGGCAGATAGGGCCGTACTTTGAAGGCCGGCCTCTGCCGGTGGAGGATCCCGGCCCGGGCCGTCGCTGGCTGGTACATCCCTTTCTTCTGGCCGTTAAGGAGCCGGAGCGGATACGGCTGGACTGGGAGCATACGGAAATGCGCTGGGTGCGGCCGGAAGAGATCCGCACCTACGACACGGTGCCGCAACTGGTCCAGACCTGGGAGCGGGTAGCGCACGGGGCAGAGGTGCTGGACGGCCTTCGGGCCCTCCGGGCAGACCGCGAGCACGGCGCCGCCTACCTGGCCCGCCGGGCCCTGGAAGTGCTGGACCGGGCCGCAGTCCTGAGTACCGCCTCTTCCCTGGCGTCTCTATGGGAGGAGCTTGAGGGCGTTGGCCGGAGCCTGGAAGAGGTCCGCCCCAGCATGGTGCCTTTGGGGGCGGCGGCGCGGCGCTGGCTGGAGGAATTGCGGCGTCGGACCGGCGGGGCGGCGAAGGCGGAGGAGGTCCAGGCGGCGGCCGCCGGGGTGACGCGCGATCTGGCGCAGGAGATGGAGGATTGCCGGGTCAGATCGGCCCGGCGTGCCGCCGAGGTGGTGGGCCGCAGCCGGGTGGTGGCTACGGCGAGCTTCAGTGCCACCGTGGCCCGGGCCCTGATCGAGGCGGCCGGCCGGGCCCGGCAGGAGGGCCGGGAGTTTGCCGTCCGGGTCGCCGACTGCGAGGGCCACGGGGTGCGGCTGGCCGAGCTTCTGAAAGAAGAGGGAGTCTCGGCTCAGGTCTTCGGAGTCGGTGAGCTGGAGGCCTGCCTGGCCGGGGCGGAAATGGTGCTGCTGGGAGCGGATGCCCTGCTGCCCGACGGTTCGGTGGTAAACGGGGCACCCAGCCTTTCCCTGGCCCGGCGGGCCGCAGCCCGGGGAGTGCCGCTGGTGGTGGCGGCGGACGGTTTCAAGCGGAGTGCGGGCGAAGTGGTCCTGGAGAAAGGGTTTGAGCGCATACCCGCCGAGTTGGTCGCCAGGATCGTGACCGAAGAAGGAGTGGCTTGA
- a CDS encoding macro domain-containing protein translates to MKCLVGDLTRVEADVLVNAANGLGPMGGGVAGALRRTGGREIEDEAIAVCRREDPQPGEVYVTGAGRLRARYIFHAVTMKRPAERSSLAVVEKCLLSLLEKARQYGVRSIALPALATGVGGVPREEVARAFARILGPVTDLEITVVDVHPEFIALVEECLQEMGQGRG, encoded by the coding sequence ATGAAGTGCCTGGTGGGAGACCTTACCCGGGTTGAGGCCGACGTGTTGGTGAACGCGGCCAACGGTTTGGGGCCCATGGGCGGCGGGGTGGCCGGGGCCCTGCGCCGGACCGGAGGCCGGGAGATCGAGGATGAGGCCATAGCCGTCTGCCGTCGGGAGGACCCGCAGCCGGGAGAGGTATACGTTACCGGGGCCGGCCGGTTGCGGGCGCGCTACATCTTCCACGCCGTGACCATGAAGCGGCCGGCCGAGCGCTCCAGCCTGGCGGTGGTAGAGAAGTGCCTGTTGAGCCTGCTGGAAAAGGCCCGTCAGTACGGGGTGCGCAGTATCGCCCTTCCCGCCCTGGCCACCGGGGTGGGCGGGGTGCCGCGGGAGGAGGTGGCCCGGGCCTTTGCCCGCATCCTGGGCCCGGTCACGGATCTCGAGATCACGGTGGTGGACGTACATCCCGAGTTTATCGCCCTGGTGGAAGAATGCCTGCAGGAGATGGGCCAAGGGAGAGGGTGA
- a CDS encoding phenylalanine--tRNA ligase beta subunit-related protein has product MRFRIVEEVFAALPTVCFGVVVGEGINQDGLGERSVALLRLAAEEVRVRMADVRPKEHPGLVPYREAFRQLGLNPNRFPSSIEALVNRVVKGGELPDVNPVVNVVNALCLRYLVPMGAHDLDTVEGDLEVRFSRAGDRFIPFGETEAEAVEPGELVYADAEGVRTRRWIWRQGSRGMITPASSRIFFPIDGFEDANRQAVLAAREDLARLLAELFGARVKTYYLDSRNPEADLG; this is encoded by the coding sequence TTGCGCTTCCGGATAGTCGAGGAAGTGTTTGCCGCCCTGCCGACCGTATGCTTCGGCGTGGTAGTAGGGGAAGGGATAAATCAGGACGGTCTGGGCGAGAGGTCGGTGGCCCTGCTGCGGCTGGCCGCCGAAGAGGTGCGGGTCCGCATGGCGGACGTCAGACCCAAGGAGCACCCCGGGCTCGTCCCCTACCGGGAGGCCTTTCGGCAGCTGGGTCTTAACCCCAACAGGTTCCCCAGCTCCATCGAGGCGCTGGTGAACCGGGTGGTGAAGGGGGGAGAGCTTCCGGACGTCAATCCGGTGGTAAACGTGGTGAACGCCCTTTGCCTGCGGTATCTGGTGCCTATGGGGGCCCACGACCTGGACACGGTGGAGGGCGACCTGGAGGTGCGCTTCAGCCGTGCCGGAGACCGGTTCATCCCCTTCGGGGAGACCGAAGCCGAAGCGGTGGAGCCGGGCGAGCTGGTGTACGCGGATGCGGAGGGAGTGAGAACCCGGCGCTGGATCTGGCGCCAGGGGTCCAGGGGCATGATCACCCCGGCCAGCAGCCGGATATTCTTCCCCATCGACGGCTTCGAGGACGCCAACCGGCAGGCGGTGCTTGCCGCCCGGGAGGACCTGGCGCGTTTGCTGGCCGAGCTGTTTGGCGCCCGGGTGAAGACGTATTACCTTGACTCCCGGAACCCCGAGGCCGATCTGGGCTAG
- a CDS encoding DUF362 domain-containing protein — translation MRPRRLNRPIVALAHAEQETRALEQALALLPLPELIRPEDTVVITVNLVQPRPASTAVVASPEALRHLLRRAKSFRPRRLVVAAGSGGAPTPQVVRECGFEPVLAEEGVELVDLNCGPYVELELAATDPEVVPASTPVNRLYREMTVHLSLTPLKIHAEATMTATLKNVALSWPPAEIHGFPKTQRGIHEKLHSFIVALARHLPVDLSLVSACPAMVGTGPAAGKPVFTGLFLAGTDPVATDVVAARLLGFMPQAVQYLYRAIELGLGEGDLKKVELRGLPLDQAELIFSRAAYGHAFALDQGRLQPLQAK, via the coding sequence TTGCGTCCCCGACGTCTGAACCGTCCCATAGTGGCCCTCGCCCATGCCGAGCAGGAAACCCGGGCTCTGGAACAGGCGCTGGCCCTCCTGCCGTTGCCGGAACTCATCCGGCCCGAGGACACGGTGGTGATCACCGTCAACCTGGTTCAGCCCCGACCGGCCTCCACCGCCGTCGTAGCCTCGCCGGAGGCCCTGCGCCACCTCCTGCGCCGGGCCAAGTCCTTCCGGCCGCGCCGCCTGGTGGTAGCGGCCGGCTCCGGGGGCGCCCCTACTCCCCAGGTGGTGCGCGAGTGCGGCTTTGAACCGGTACTGGCCGAGGAAGGGGTAGAACTGGTGGACCTCAACTGCGGGCCGTACGTCGAACTGGAGCTGGCGGCCACCGACCCCGAGGTGGTGCCGGCCTCCACCCCTGTAAACCGCCTGTACCGCGAAATGACCGTCCATCTCTCCCTGACCCCGTTGAAGATCCACGCCGAGGCCACCATGACCGCCACCCTCAAGAACGTGGCCCTGAGCTGGCCGCCGGCGGAAATCCACGGTTTCCCGAAGACCCAGCGGGGCATTCACGAAAAGCTGCACTCCTTCATCGTCGCCCTGGCCCGGCACCTGCCGGTAGACTTGAGCCTGGTGAGCGCCTGCCCGGCCATGGTGGGCACCGGCCCGGCGGCGGGAAAACCGGTGTTCACCGGGCTCTTCCTGGCGGGCACCGATCCGGTGGCCACCGACGTGGTGGCGGCGCGCCTCCTGGGCTTCATGCCCCAGGCGGTGCAATACCTGTACCGGGCAATCGAACTGGGCCTGGGCGAGGGCGACCTGAAGAAGGTAGAGCTACGCGGTCTCCCCCTGGACCAGGCGGAGCTGATCTTCAGCCGCGCCGCCTACGGCCACGCCTTCGCCCTGGACCAGGGCCGCCTGCAGCCGCTGCAGGCCAAGTAA